From a single Sediminibacterium sp. KACHI17 genomic region:
- a CDS encoding 7-carboxy-7-deazaguanine synthase QueE, whose protein sequence is MEAFYTLQGEGFHQGRAAYFIRLGGCDVGCVWCDVKDSWDASKHPQLSIDDIVAEAKKYPGRLAVITGGEPLMHPLDELTHSLKAEGFETNIETSGSSPLSGDWDWICLSPKKFKAPLPDIIPLAHELKVVIFNKHDFEWAETYAAQVNPNCKLYLQPEWDKAEKVLPLIIDYIKANPQWELSLQTHKYINVP, encoded by the coding sequence ATGGAAGCCTTCTACACCCTGCAAGGTGAAGGGTTTCATCAGGGTCGTGCTGCCTACTTTATTCGTTTGGGCGGTTGTGATGTTGGTTGTGTTTGGTGCGATGTGAAAGACAGTTGGGATGCATCCAAACATCCGCAACTATCCATTGATGATATTGTAGCAGAAGCAAAAAAATATCCCGGCAGATTAGCAGTGATCACTGGTGGTGAGCCCTTGATGCATCCGCTTGATGAGCTCACCCATTCCTTAAAAGCTGAAGGATTTGAAACCAATATTGAAACATCGGGCTCCTCGCCTTTAAGTGGTGACTGGGATTGGATCTGTTTATCACCTAAGAAATTCAAAGCACCGTTGCCTGATATCATCCCACTTGCTCACGAACTGAAAGTGGTGATTTTCAACAAACATGATTTTGAATGGGCTGAAACCTATGCTGCGCAAGTCAACCCTAACTGTAAACTGTATTTACAGCCTGAATGGGATAAAGCAGAAAAAGTATTGCCGCTGATCATCGATTATATCAAAGCAAATCCTCAGTGGGAATTGAGTCTGCAAACACACAAATACATCAACGTTCCCTGA